The following proteins come from a genomic window of Paenibacillus swuensis:
- a CDS encoding NAD-dependent malic enzyme, giving the protein MKSFMGGKSVILRLEMDTEKIRFGEVANFISQAGGDIVAIDVIQTSKNVTVRDLTITVGESGHIQKIIESIPQLSGVKLVNISDRTFLLHLGGKIAITSKTPIQNRDDLSRVYTPDVARVCLAIKEDENKAYSLTIKRNTVAVVSDGTAVLGLGDIGPYAAMPVMEGKAMLFKQFADVDAFPICLDTKDTEEIIRSIKAIAPGFGGINLEDISSPRCFEIEERLRNELDIPVFHDDQHGTAVVLYAGLISALKVVGKSIKDVRVVVCGIGAAGIACTKILLAAGVKEIVGVDREGMITADRVYDNPMWNWYASKTNPGRKSGTLQEAMVGADVFIGLSAGGILKRENVATMAADPIVFAMANPTPEIMPQEVEDIVGVMATGRSDFPNQINNVLCFPGIFRAALDCRASEINEEMKLAAAEAIADSISDEERDRFYIIPSPFNTKVVKKMRDSVIRAAMATGVARRVPREYR; this is encoded by the coding sequence ATGAAAAGTTTTATGGGCGGTAAAAGTGTGATTCTGCGTCTGGAGATGGATACGGAGAAAATCCGGTTCGGGGAAGTGGCGAATTTCATTTCGCAGGCGGGCGGCGATATTGTGGCGATTGACGTTATTCAGACGAGCAAAAATGTCACCGTACGCGACCTCACCATCACAGTTGGCGAATCCGGACACATTCAGAAGATTATAGAGAGCATTCCGCAGCTGTCGGGTGTGAAACTTGTTAATATTTCGGACCGGACGTTCCTGTTACACCTCGGGGGCAAAATCGCGATCACGTCCAAAACACCAATCCAGAACCGCGACGATCTGTCCCGCGTGTATACGCCGGATGTGGCGCGTGTGTGTCTGGCGATCAAGGAGGATGAGAACAAGGCTTACTCCCTTACGATCAAAAGAAACACCGTAGCCGTCGTATCCGACGGAACCGCCGTGCTGGGCCTCGGCGATATCGGGCCTTACGCGGCGATGCCTGTCATGGAAGGGAAGGCGATGCTGTTTAAGCAGTTCGCAGATGTTGACGCGTTCCCGATCTGCCTGGACACGAAGGATACCGAAGAGATCATCCGCTCCATCAAGGCCATCGCGCCGGGATTCGGCGGCATTAATCTGGAGGATATCTCCTCCCCGCGTTGCTTCGAAATCGAAGAGCGGTTGCGTAACGAGCTCGACATCCCGGTGTTCCACGACGATCAGCACGGAACCGCGGTGGTGCTTTACGCGGGCTTGATCAGCGCGCTGAAGGTCGTGGGCAAATCGATTAAAGACGTGCGCGTCGTCGTCTGCGGTATTGGCGCGGCGGGGATTGCCTGCACGAAGATTTTGCTTGCCGCTGGCGTGAAGGAGATTGTCGGGGTCGACCGGGAGGGAATGATTACGGCGGACCGGGTATACGACAATCCGATGTGGAACTGGTACGCGTCGAAGACGAATCCGGGGCGCAAAAGCGGCACGCTGCAGGAAGCGATGGTCGGCGCGGACGTATTCATCGGCTTGTCCGCCGGCGGCATCCTGAAGCGCGAGAATGTGGCGACGATGGCTGCGGATCCGATCGTGTTCGCGATGGCGAACCCTACGCCGGAGATTATGCCGCAGGAAGTGGAAGACATCGTTGGCGTGATGGCCACGGGCCGTTCGGACTTCCCGAACCAGATCAACAACGTGCTGTGCTTCCCGGGCATCTTCCGCGCGGCTCTGGATTGCCGCGCAAGCGAGATCAACGAGGAGATGAAGCTTGCCGCGGCGGAAGCGATTGCCGACTCCATCTCCGACGAGGAGCGCGACCGGTTCTACATCATCCCTTCGCCGTTCAACACGAAGGTTGTGAAGAAGATGCGCGACAGCGTTATTCGCGCAGCCATGGCCACCGGCGTCGCGCGCCGTGTACCGCGGGAGTATCGGTAG
- a CDS encoding RCC1 domain-containing protein: MQNNSPHEAVLKVNRRPKETLAAGPRHTVGLKLDGTVVAAGDNGFGQCDVSGWLNIVAVAAGNVHMATNTGNAHTVGLKSDSTVVAVGWNKHGQCNVNDWCDIVAVAAGWRRIVGLKSDGTVVAAGRNHELECDVSGWRDMVAIAVGDWHTVGLQGDVTVRAVGNNRYGQCKVSGWSNIVAVGAGYLHTIGLQSDGTVKVVGFNKHNQCDVSGWHEIVAIAVGSNHTIGLKADGTVEAAGWNAYGQCNVGDWRDIVAIAAGCAHTVGLKSDGTVVAVGDNEFGQCNVSGWGDIRLPEYLPWQEV, from the coding sequence ATGCAGAACAATTCCCCGCACGAAGCGGTGTTAAAGGTGAATCGGAGGCCTAAAGAGACCCTAGCGGCAGGCCCTCGTCATACCGTTGGGCTGAAATTGGACGGTACGGTGGTTGCTGCGGGTGATAACGGATTTGGCCAATGCGATGTAAGCGGTTGGCTCAATATTGTCGCGGTAGCGGCTGGTAATGTTCATATGGCCACGAACACGGGCAATGCGCATACCGTCGGTCTTAAGTCTGACAGTACGGTGGTGGCAGTGGGTTGGAATAAGCATGGCCAATGTAATGTGAACGACTGGTGCGATATTGTAGCCGTTGCGGCAGGTTGGCGCCGTATCGTTGGGCTGAAATCGGATGGCACGGTGGTTGCTGCGGGCCGAAATCATGAACTTGAATGCGACGTAAGCGGCTGGCGGGATATGGTGGCAATCGCGGTTGGGGACTGGCATACAGTCGGTCTTCAAGGGGACGTAACGGTGAGGGCTGTGGGTAATAATCGATATGGTCAGTGCAAAGTAAGCGGTTGGAGCAATATTGTGGCGGTCGGGGCAGGTTATCTACATACGATAGGTCTTCAATCGGATGGCACGGTGAAGGTTGTGGGTTTCAACAAACATAACCAGTGCGATGTAAGCGGCTGGCATGAAATAGTGGCGATAGCGGTGGGAAGTAATCATACCATTGGTCTAAAAGCGGACGGTACGGTGGAGGCTGCGGGTTGGAATGCATATGGCCAATGTAATGTAGGGGATTGGCGCGATATAGTGGCGATTGCAGCGGGTTGTGCCCATACCGTCGGCCTTAAGTCGGACGGCACCGTGGTTGCTGTGGGGGATAACGAGTTTGGTCAATGCAATGTAAGCGGGTGGGGTGACATCCGGCTGCCGGAATACTTACCATGGCAAGAAGTCTGA
- a CDS encoding bifunctional transcriptional activator/DNA repair enzyme AdaA — translation MVNGQAELTEEQWQAIVRNNRVYDHTFIYAVRTTGIFCKPSCKSRVPNRENVLLFQNAVHAESAQFRPCKRCKPQGVLGPLEEWAAHIEAYINKHYMEPLNLESLADVFHASPYHMIRVFKRVKGLTPGEYIQQLRIKQAKKLLLSTEYTVAEVGSAVGMTNSSYFITVFKKKTGFTPADFRKRR, via the coding sequence ATGGTAAATGGTCAAGCGGAATTAACAGAAGAACAGTGGCAAGCCATTGTACGTAATAATCGGGTGTACGATCATACTTTTATTTATGCGGTGAGGACGACGGGCATTTTTTGCAAACCTTCCTGTAAATCGAGAGTGCCGAACCGGGAAAACGTCCTTTTGTTTCAAAATGCCGTACATGCGGAATCCGCCCAGTTCCGTCCCTGTAAACGATGTAAACCCCAGGGTGTGCTGGGCCCGCTTGAGGAATGGGCAGCTCACATCGAAGCTTACATCAACAAGCATTACATGGAGCCGCTGAATCTTGAATCACTGGCGGATGTCTTCCATGCTAGTCCCTATCATATGATCCGGGTATTCAAGCGCGTAAAGGGACTTACACCGGGTGAATATATTCAACAATTGAGAATAAAGCAGGCTAAAAAGTTGCTCTTATCTACGGAATATACCGTCGCTGAAGTCGGATCTGCGGTAGGGATGACGAATTCGTCTTATTTCATTACCGTGTTCAAAAAGAAAACAGGATTCACCCCCGCAGATTTCCGCAAAAGGAGGTAA